The DNA sequence ATGTTTTGCAGAATCTTGCGCGCGCGGCTCTGTTCCAGCTTCAGGAACACGTCGAACTTGCTGCCGCTGAGGTACAGATCGGTCCACTTGCGGGTGTTCAGCGTGTCCTTCCACTCCTTGCTGGCGTGCATCTTGTCGAGCGCGGCGACCAGGGCGGCTTTTTCCGCAGCGCTGATGCCGGGAGGGGCCACGATCCCGCGCCAGTTGGCGAGGTCCACGTTGTAGCCCTGCTCCTTGAAGGTCGGCACCGGAATCCCGGGCTGCCGCTTGGGCGCGCTGATCCCGATGGCTCGTAATTTACCGGCCTTGATCTGCGCCTCGAACTCACCGTACCCGGCCACACCCGCCGCAACCTGGTTACCCAGCACCGCCGCCAGCGTCTCACCGCCGCCGCTGAAGGGCACGTAGTTCATCCGCTTGGGGTCCACGCCCGCCGCCTCCGCGAGCAGGCCGACGAGCATGTGGTCGGTGCCGCCCGCGCTGCCGCCCGCGAACGCCACCCCGCCCGGGTTGGCCTTCCACGCGGCAGCCAGGTCCTTCATCGTCTTGTAGGGACTCCCGGCGGGCACGACCACGACCTCGTACTCGCCGGTCAGGCGGGCGATGGGCGTGACGCGCGAGAGGTCCACCTTGCTGGAGTTGGTCTGGATGGCGCCCACCATCACCAGGCCCATCGTCATGAGCAGGTTGCCCTCGCCCTTGGCGTTGTAGAGCTGCGCGAGACCGATGGTGCCGCCCGCGCCAGGCACGTTGAACACCTGCACGGGCTTGACGATGTTCTCGTTTTGCAGCACGGTCTGGAGCGCGCGGCTGGTCTGGTCCCAGCCGCCGCCGGGGCTGGCGGGCGCCATGATCCGCAGGTTATTCAGACCCTGCGCGGCGGCGAGGGGCGTGAGGAGGGTCAGCAGGGCCAGGGACAGCACGTTCTTCATGGGGCCTCCGGGGGTGCGGGCCGGGCGTCCGGCCGGGTGGGTTGGGAGATCAGAACTTCCCCAGGCTACTTCCCACTCGGCCCGGTTGCAAGAAATTTCTCCGTCTGTGACGTACTTTTTCTTGAGCATTATTTACAAGCGTGAACGCAACGCACGCAACGGCGGGTCGAGCCGGAGTCCTCCTACAATGGGACGAAGCTCATGTCCCCCTCCTCACACCTGCGGGGCCGGTCGCGGCCGGGGTTGCAGGGCCGCCTGGTGCGCCTGCACCTGCTCGTGCTGTGCGCGATGACGCTGGTACTTGCTGGCGTGCAGACCGCCACACTGTACGGGGAGGCGCGCGAGCGGCTGGGCGAGCGCGCAATCACCACGAGCCGCCTGGTGGCGCGGCTGCCATCGGTGATGGAGGGGGCGTCGGCGGGCTTGCCCAATCCGGCCCTGAACGCGCAGATCAACGCCCTGCGGGACGAGGCAGAGGCCGACTTCATCGTGGTGGGGAACCGCGGGGGCATCCGGCTGACCCACCCCGTTCCCGAGCGGCTGGGGCAGCCGATGGAGGGCGGCGACAACGTGGGGCCGCTGGCCGGGCGCGAGGTCGTGAGCGTGGCGCGCGGCAGCCTGGGACTGAGTGTGCGGGGCAAGGTGCCGGTGTGGCAGTCCGGCCGGGTGGTCGGGGTGGTCAGCACCGGTTACCTGATGCCGCAGGCCTGGCATCTGGTGACGCAGGCGCTGCTGAACCTGGTGCCCTGGTTCCTGCTGGCGCTGGGGCTGGGCACGGTCGGCGCCGTCTGGGCTGCTCGGCGATTGCGGGCCGAAATTCTGAACCTGGAACCCGAGCAGATCACGGCGCTCGTGGGCCAGCACCGGGCGGTTCTCGCGGCGCTGCGTGAGGGGGTGATCGCGGTGGATCGGCATGGCCTGGTGACCCTCGCCAGCGACCGCGCCGCCGAGGCGCTGCCCGCCGCCCGGGTTCCCTTCCTCCTGGCCCCCGCGTGGCCGGAACTCGCGGGGCACCTGGCCGTCACCGGGGTTACCCGGCAGCAGAACGTGGAACTCACCCTGCGTGACCAGCCGGTTCTGGTGAACGTCGAGCCGCTGGAGGGCGGGGGCTTCGTCGCCTCCTTCCGTGACAGGGCGGAGGCGCTGGCCCTGGCCGATGAACTCACCCACGCCCGCGGCTTCGTGGACGTGCTGCGCGCCCAGACGCACGAGTACCAGAACCGGTTGCACGTCCTCTCCGGCCTGCTGCAACTGGACCGCCCCCAGGAGGCGCTGCGGGTCCTGAACGCCGAGATCGAGCAGGGGGCGCAGTTCCGCCAGCTCCTGCGCGACGTGCAGGTGCCGCGGCTGGTCGCCCTGCTCGCGGGCAAGCGGGAGAGAGCCCAGGAACTCGGCATCGACTTTCAGGTCGCGCCGGAAAGCTGCCTCTCCGCGGCCTGGGAACGGCACGCGGACACCCTGGTCACCGCCGTGGGCAACCTCACCGAGAACGCCTTCGAGGCGCTGGCAGGCCAGCCCGGCACCGTCACCGTCCTGATCGGCGAGGACCCCGAGGGGGCGCAGATCGAGGTGGAGGATTCTGGCCCCGGCGTGCCTCCCGGAGTCGCCGCCCGGCTCTTCACGCGCGGGGCGAGCAGCAAGGGCGAGGGGCGGGGGTACGGCCTCGCGGGAGTCCATGCCCGGGTGCTGGCCCTGGGCGGCGAGATCCGGTACGCGCGCCGGGGCAGCCACACAGTCTTTCAGGTGAACCTGCCCCCACCCGCCCTGTCCCCCCTGCTGGAGCGCGCATGACCCGCGTGCGCGTGCTGCTCGTGGAGGACGACCTGCGGGTGGCCCGGGTGAACCGCGACCTGCTGGAGCGTGACCCGGACGTGCATGTGGTGGGCAGCGCCGCCACGCTGGCGCAGGCGGACGCGCTCGCGCAGGCCCTCGTGCCCGACCTGATCCTGCTCGACGTGCATCTGCCCGACGGGAGCGGGCTGGGGCTGCTGCGGCACTGGCGGGCGCAGGGCCGCACGACCGACGTGGCGCTGATCACCGCCGCCGACGATGAGGCGAGCGTGCGGACGGCGCTGGCGCAGGGCGCCTTCGACTACCTCATCAAGCCGTTCACGGGAGCGCGGCTGGCTGAGGTGATCGCCCGGCACCGGGCCCGCCGTACTCCACGTGGCACCCTCGACCAGTCCCACCTCGACCGCCTGCTGGGCGTGAGCGGGAACACGCCCGAGCCTCTGCCGCGCGGCATTGACCCGCACACGCTGGAACGAGTCGCAGCCGTGCTGGAGGGGGCTGGGAGCGCCCTGAGTGCTGAGGAGGTCGGGGACCGCGCGCACCTGTCGCGGGTGACAGCCTGGCGCTATCTGGAACACCTTGTCCGGGTGGGGCGCGCCAGCCTGGATCACCAGTATGGCCTCGCTGGGCGGCCCGCCAAGCTGTACCGGGCACGGGGTTTAACGGAAGGGGAGATGGTTTAGCCCTTCTCCAGCTCGATCCGGGTTTGGTGGGTCAGGTCCTGCTCGCTGGCTGGGCGTTCCCGCTTGGAGAGCGGTTGGGCTGCGCATAGGGCGGTTGTTGCGGATGAGGGCAGGGGGGAGCAGCGCTGCGCTAGGCAAGGGGCTCGCCTACCTCGCCGGTGGACGCCTTTCTCAACGCGCAAGGTTTGATCTTGCTGTACTCCCCGTCGCTCGCCCACGGTCTCACTGCGCGAGCAAGGCGGGGTGAAGGCCGTGCGAGGGCAAGCTGCATGCGGGAGTCGGCCGTCTACAGGAGACGGTTTTCAAAAGCTTTAGCGCTTTTCCTCCTCCCCCTTTTGGGGAGGCTGGGTGGGGAGTAACAAGTGCAGCTCGTCCTCTATGGAACGGCAGAAGCTTCTCCCGCCCCGCTTCTCATTGCGCATCAAGTCTTTGTGGGGAGGCTGGGACTCGCGAAGCTACTTGCAAAGGGGGTGACGAGCACCGCTCATCCCTCTACCAGACG is a window from the Deinococcus apachensis DSM 19763 genome containing:
- a CDS encoding Bug family tripartite tricarboxylate transporter substrate binding protein, which codes for MKNVLSLALLTLLTPLAAAQGLNNLRIMAPASPGGGWDQTSRALQTVLQNENIVKPVQVFNVPGAGGTIGLAQLYNAKGEGNLLMTMGLVMVGAIQTNSSKVDLSRVTPIARLTGEYEVVVVPAGSPYKTMKDLAAAWKANPGGVAFAGGSAGGTDHMLVGLLAEAAGVDPKRMNYVPFSGGGETLAAVLGNQVAAGVAGYGEFEAQIKAGKLRAIGISAPKRQPGIPVPTFKEQGYNVDLANWRGIVAPPGISAAEKAALVAALDKMHASKEWKDTLNTRKWTDLYLSGSKFDVFLKLEQSRARKILQNIGLVK
- a CDS encoding ATP-binding protein, which produces MSPSSHLRGRSRPGLQGRLVRLHLLVLCAMTLVLAGVQTATLYGEARERLGERAITTSRLVARLPSVMEGASAGLPNPALNAQINALRDEAEADFIVVGNRGGIRLTHPVPERLGQPMEGGDNVGPLAGREVVSVARGSLGLSVRGKVPVWQSGRVVGVVSTGYLMPQAWHLVTQALLNLVPWFLLALGLGTVGAVWAARRLRAEILNLEPEQITALVGQHRAVLAALREGVIAVDRHGLVTLASDRAAEALPAARVPFLLAPAWPELAGHLAVTGVTRQQNVELTLRDQPVLVNVEPLEGGGFVASFRDRAEALALADELTHARGFVDVLRAQTHEYQNRLHVLSGLLQLDRPQEALRVLNAEIEQGAQFRQLLRDVQVPRLVALLAGKRERAQELGIDFQVAPESCLSAAWERHADTLVTAVGNLTENAFEALAGQPGTVTVLIGEDPEGAQIEVEDSGPGVPPGVAARLFTRGASSKGEGRGYGLAGVHARVLALGGEIRYARRGSHTVFQVNLPPPALSPLLERA
- a CDS encoding response regulator; this encodes MTRVRVLLVEDDLRVARVNRDLLERDPDVHVVGSAATLAQADALAQALVPDLILLDVHLPDGSGLGLLRHWRAQGRTTDVALITAADDEASVRTALAQGAFDYLIKPFTGARLAEVIARHRARRTPRGTLDQSHLDRLLGVSGNTPEPLPRGIDPHTLERVAAVLEGAGSALSAEEVGDRAHLSRVTAWRYLEHLVRVGRASLDHQYGLAGRPAKLYRARGLTEGEMV